The following nucleotide sequence is from Diospyros lotus cultivar Yz01 chromosome 3, ASM1463336v1, whole genome shotgun sequence.
GTTGCCATCCGAACAACACGTGTCTGCGACAAATCAACTCGTTCactaaaaacattaattaaactACTTAAATTAagctaatttttattaaaatttataagataaaattttattagaataaaattaaaatattttttaaattaagatataaaatgatgaaaataagattcaaaattattttaatatttttattaaattattttaaattaaaatatatatatatgtatgtgtgtgtttatatatatatatatatatatatgagattctGGGCGATTGATGAAGCATGGCTGCCGAGCTTCCtttctatttatatgtatgtgtgcatatatatatatatatagtgtgtgattatttattttcatctattttttgtgtttgttcattgtgaattttttttgtgtttgggTAGCATTGTATGGCTGGTGATGAAAGAGAAAGtggacaaaatatatatttgtgtgtctgtattgtatatatatgtgtttatatatgtatatatgtgttttttattttctaaacttataTTTGTGAATCAAAATTGTTAAGGTTTGAAGATGTTAAAAGAAATGAATGTGTGTGAATGGCTGTTTGTGTagaaaagggtatttttgaaaaatattgactgcaaaaagttattaaattgactataaaaagtaaaaagaataaaactaaatttttaattgctgTGAAGAGTAAAACGCTCGCTGCgaataaaatttcccttttAGAAACGTTATATATTTTGTTACGTTTTACGTATCAAATTCcttaatcaaattatttgtcaaaCAATTTGACGAAGAAACTAATTCTTCGTCAAATTCCTTAATCAAATTACGTATCAAATTCCTTAATCACTGCGTTTACAATTTAGAGTTTAAGATTGTGTTTTGATAGATTATCATGTTaggatattattatttttataatttttaaaatttaagatttgtttttgaattaaTAGGGTAATTTAAAAGAATGAATTTGTTATAATACTGTAGTCATTCAAGATATTCAGGTTTCACCTGAAAGACTCGGGTTCAATTTCCAATAGCGAAAGAATCCTTTTTAGCTCAATCGATAGAGCGCAAGGCGCTTAACCTTGTGGTCGTGGGTTCGAGCGCTATGATGAACATTCCTTTTTCATGTGTTTTTATTACCGTAATGTCATGAGATCGAGTTTATTTTCGTACTATTGTTAACAATCTTCATATATTTGAGGGGCTAGGCCTCGAACTTCGGCCCACTAGATACTTATTTATCCGCTCAACTCGAGAGCACGTCAAGTCGTAAGTTTTAAAGAGAGTGAAACGATATTGATCGAAGATTGTGCGTTGATCGGGTACCTCCGTACAAAAACATAAGCACGATTATGATAGTATTAGTAATATATAAAACacagaatataatatataaatcttaaattttaaccCTTCATACAGCTTGCATATAAAGTCAAGTAAGTGTTGCGTGGAAGCACTGCTCCCTCCCTCCCCGGCTTTCAAGCAAAAGCAACTTTCTCAAAGTCGATGCCTTCCGCCTTAAGTCGTTTAAAGCCCCCAACAAAACGTGGACGCCTGCGATTGTCGGcgtaattatatataatatcgATTCTCTAGACACTACACTCAATATATAAAGTCTCCTTCggataaataataattacatattttgctatctttcaataatatcatatatatatatatatatataagtagctTCACTCTTCAATCCCACAAActaactaaattttttattattttgattatatttttaaattaatttaatttttatatttttatataataatttaaattttttattatttcaattacacccataaacttacatttttaagtcaatttaattcctgtattttaaagtaaacaaaatatgattatattttgttattttattttattctttttttatacataaaaatataaaagttaaattaactaaaaaatataaattttttttcacctTATACTTTTCTCTTCATATTTTCCCGTTTTCTTTTTGTCATATGATTACTTGAATTTTcacgttattttgattatatatctAAATCTGTATTTTCaacctaatttaattattatattttgatttttttatgtgataatttaatttttttattattttaattacacccctaaatttgtattttcatgtcaatttaatttttgtattttagcaTAAACAAAGTATGAATGTACTTTGTTATCTTattttacacataaaaatatatgagttaaattgacttaaaaatataactttagAAGTGtgattgaaataacaaaaaatttcaattatcacataaaaaaatcaaagtacagaaattaaattaacttaaaaatcaaattcattgctataatcaaaataataaaaaattaaaattatcacataaaaaaaggtcattgatttaaaaattaaatttatataatataattaaataacaaaaaaattgaataatttatcaaaagtaaacgtgaaaaaaatataaatttggccaCTGTCCAACATCGTTTTGGCATAAGAAAATGTAGCAGCGTGAACCAGAGGAGTGGCCATCCCCGGAATAATTCCTTTTAACCCACTAAAGTGGAAGAGATTCTCCGGTTGCTTCAAAAAGAATTTTCATTTTGCTTTGGATTCCATTGCATCACAATGatttataaaatcttaaatgaaTGAACCATAAGAATTATCTTGTGGTTACGTGAGAATTGATAGAAAATATCTCATTAGATaatcaagaataattttttggTATGTGAGATATGATGATAAGATAATTAAaggatttaataagataattcatcattttaaaattttattttatttataagatgTGAATAATTTTTAGGGGACGTTTAATATACGggataagtttttaaattcttataattcaTAATTCTTGAGAATGATCTCTCAGAATTTATACCAttctatattttgttaattttaaacatttttcagaaatgttgagtattcttttatgagaatcttacatttctatatttggtttaaatagAACATTTCTgagaatttatgttatttttttaaaattacttttatttaattttttatttaaaaataataaatttcctctagtatataaaatattagaaccCACAACCTCTTTAAGAAGTCaaaagatattattttttttacacattatgtatataatatattataatacataataatttcaaaaaatgatttataatatattctaAAGAATTTTATATGCAAagtattctaaaaaaaaaattgtgaaaaagttaattcaaaataaatattgagaatgttattttttttttttagaattctttatttaaaagttgtacgatataaatttttaatttaatattatatcaagaatctaaaaatttctcccatttcaaatgctcttttaaaaaattttgataggAGATTACTtctactattattataataataggaGGTTTTGTCATCTTTCAACTTAACACGTAAATAATTACAGTTATATATTTTACGTTCATTATTAAGGTTAGTGTGAAAGGggagaaagtagaatttgggtatCATCAACCGGTAATCCTCTTACGGGTTGTGTTAAAGTTTTGATAGATTCAGTTACGCgtattatgtgatttatatGAGTTTCTTCTATTCGTAGAGATaatgtgtaattatttattattattgatcaCAAAACAATGTTATGATTATCCTCAGCTGGGAGAATTGAAAACGAACTGGAATTCAGCAAATGGAGAGGAGAGGTGGGCTCCGAAGGCGTCTGTGCAGTAGTATATAATATGTTGCTTCGGATATGAACCAAGGGATCGTTTCGGCTGCTTTTCTACGTGTTGAAAGTTGGCCGGAATTCATCAATCTTCCATGATTATTGATTGATCCACGTGTCTGTGTCTGGGTCTGTGtctgtatacatacatacatgtatatcCCAATTAAGCAACTTAAAGTACTGAGCAAACCCACCTTCGAATCATTTCCATTTCCTCCATTTCATACCCATTGCCAGATCtcttcgtctctctctctctacaagtttgattagaagaaaattatatatatatctacaagTTTGATTAGaagagaataatatatatacatatatatatactttatagTTGAGAGGGATGGCATCGAGTTCGGGTGATTCCAAGCGTGCCTCGAGCAGCATTCACGAGGGTATGGAAATTCACTTTTCtgggttttgtttttgttcgTCCATATTGGTTCCTCAAAATGGCTGACGATCGATCTGCTCACGGAACTCGATCGTTGCAGGTGCGAGTGATGACAATCAGAGCGCGCTGCAGAAACATGTTGTGTTCTTTGATCAGAACAAAGATGGGGTCATTTATCCTTGGGAAACTTTCCAAGGTTCTCTAGCTCTCTCTGTCTGTGGAGTTTTGATTCACTTCGTTAATGACTGTATCTGCACTATCAATTGATTCATTTCTAAGAACTAATTACTGGGTTTTCTCTTGTCTTTCATCAATAATGTTCTTTGTTTTTCCTTAATTAGGTTTCCGGGCAATTGGCTGCGGCATCTTGCTATCATCCTTCGCCGCCGTTTTCATAAACGTCGGACTCAGTAAAAAAAGTCGCCCTgtatttcctctctctctctctctttatatatatattaaacatatATGTATGAAGATGAACAGATTCAGTCTTTTATCTAGGTTTGCTTGTTCTGCTGATTATTGTCCTTTCGGTATAAGAACTCATTCATCTGATTGctctgttttcttcttttccttttctttctttgttctttcattGGAATGGGAACTGGAAAGGATTATTTGTTAGGGTGCTGAAAAGGTAAAGCGAAAGTGGGCTGTCAAAAGTCCcaggaaaataaataatcatattcttgtttatttcttgcattAACCCAATATAATATGCTTGTGTTTTCAGAGATATTAGGTCAAATATTGTTGATTTGGTCGTGACCATGAAGCTTAATTTCTATCATGGTGTTTATGTCATGCTTATATGCTTTTTGGATGGAGAGTTTTCTGTCAAGAGTAGTACCCAGTTTTCCTGGAAAATTAACAATCTGCTACTATGGGAGATAAATCCCCAACTATAGGATCCATATAGCCGATCTCATATGGTGGAGCTATGAACTGTTCCTTCTTGGACTGATTAATTTGGAACCCCCAATTTTCAGGTTTTGAGTTCAAACTACAATTGATTCATATGATCTTAGATCGTAACACTAAGCATTTTCATTCTGATTAAGGTGAATATAGACCATGTGTGTTTTGGGATTTACATGGAAATCAAATAGTAATGGCTAATTGTAACTGAGCAAGATTAAAACAAGTTAAGTGGAGGAAAACTTTACTGAGTACCTTAGTGGAATTACCACAGTATGAAGGATATTTCACTCGAGCAGGAAGAGAGAATACTCGATTAAATAGGAACGTTTATTGAACATAAGtgtggtatatatatacacaaaaacctttcaaatatctcttaaaatacaagaatacatttgaataaaaataataaaatttaaacttgaATCTCTACTGGAATTATCCTTCATGAGCTGTTTTATCCTCTTTTTCTGAATTTTATCTCTTATTTCCTATCaccttattttaaaagattccCAACAACCTTACCTTATCATCTTATCTTGTAACCTTCTATTTTCTCTAATCTCTAATCTCTTATCTCCTTATCCCTTTAATTTGAAACACTCCCAACAGACTTATCACCTCTCTTGGCTATGATAGAGATAATCAagattcaagttttaatttttccaaTAGTAACATGTTGTCTCCATTTATTGGCTTTGTTGTACAACAAATTTGCTGCCTTGTTGGTTGGAGGACGAGGAGGTGGATTAAAATGATCAAACTTTGAGACCATTGCATCTTTCATCGATACGTGATATTCTGTTTTGATACTCACAGTGGACCTAATATCCAAAAACTACAAAACCATGTGGTTTCAGACAATATAATAAATCATGCCGATACAAAAGGGTGGCCCTGATGCACCAGGCTCCCCTTTTTGTGAGAGTTGGGAAAGAGTCATATTTGCACCCAAGAACAACAACCTTATTGTTGCTACCAATGCTCGGCTTCAATAAAATCAATAGCAATGAGAACCAAAAGTTGAAGGGTTGATGTTATGTACTCTCAACTTAGGCCAAACTTTGGCCTTTGTTACTTATCCATTTAAATGAGTTGAGTACCATATTTGAAAGATCTGGCTTGAGTTTCATGGTTTCAACTCTTCTTgtgatgtttttttcttttatgttgcAGGGTAAATTCCCTTCCCTGCTCTTCCCGATTGAGATAAAAAACATCGAGAAATCCAAGCACGGGAGTGATTCCGGTGTCTATGATAAACAGGGAAGGTACGAATTCTTGTAAACTGATCTTAATTGAGCTAATAAGGGACCTTAGTTGCTTTACCTCTTGAGAGACTGATTCTGCGACATTCATCTGAACACATCTTTACTTCACATGGACTTGTATTCCAATTATTTGCTCAAACCATCTATCTTGTTGGGTAATACTTGCAATTAAAGAGACTGAAATAAGATTAGGAAGTACTATACAACAAAACTTGATCAAGAAATGAATTGTATTGATAGATGAAACTTGATCTATCTTGTCGGGATTGTCTTTGTTATCTGGAGTTCAGTTTTGACACTTAAGAGCAAAGAAGATAATGTTTCTTGTTTCCGGGTTGTGGTGGTGACGATGGATTTGTAATGGTAGTAAAGTGGGTACTTTTTTCATCTCATCGCATTCGTTTTTCGCAGGTTCGTTCCTTCCAAGTTTGAGGAGATTTTCAGCAAGCACGCGCAGACAAATGCACACGCTTTGACATCCGATGAATTGATGAAGATGCTAAGGGCAAACCGGGAGCCAAGGGACTTTGGAGGATGGTTTGTCATATTGCACACTTCAACATCAGTTTCCTGGTGCCTAGCTAGATTATGTTCTaaccaaacaaacaaacaattcGTGTCGATCTGCAGGCTGGCGAGCTACACAGAATGGAAGATCTTGTACGTCCTCTGCAAGGACAAGAACGGTTTGCTGCAGAAGGAGACGATAAGAGCTGTTTATGATGGCAGCCTGTTCGAGCAGATGGCGAGGGAGAAAGCTTCTGCTACGAAACACGCGTAAATTAACCACTGCTAACTGCAGTCGActcatttcttcctcttcttctggcAGCAGTTTAGCACACAAACAAACGCTCATTCTGGGTTGAAATTGACTTCCATGTTGCAGTGCTTAGAAGCAAAGCAATGGTGTCTTTGGGCTACGAAGctttggattggattggatagGACTTTGATGCATTGGATTGGACATAACAATTGACAGGTTGATGATGAAGCATCTGTGTTTTTGTCTCGTGTATTGGATGGAATCCAAGAACAACCACAAAGCTTGTGTCCTGATTAATGATTTGGATTTGATTACAGTTTGGAATACGCTTACTATTGCATAATTGTTGTGGGTACATGATATAGGTTTGTTACTTATTATATAGTCGCAGACATCATGATATCGGAGTATTatctgttgagccaacttgttatatttgattttgatgaataacaaagtattttatataaatacgTGGATTTTTAGTGCccaagtatttttaattaatttataaattattctatTATAGTAAATATATTCTGTAATATGGTATACagtgttaaaattatttttgcaagttataaatattttgatacattaaatatattaaatagtaATATTTCTGTTATAGCAAATATATTGTGTAATATGATATACagtgttaaaattatttttgcaaGTTATAAATAATTCGatacattaaatatattaaatagtaatatttgtttaaaattattttttactgatttaagtttaatttcaagtaaataaatattgtaTAAAGTTATTTTGTCTAAATATAGATCAAAAGTCAACCCTAGAATTACCGAAGGTCGACCTATGTTGTCCAACGgttatgtttttgaaattttagaaatatgtGATATAATGCTGCCTAAAGTCGATCCTATAACTTTCAAAGGTCAACCATATTTCAAACCAAGGTCGACCCATAGCTTTCAGAAGGTCGACCCTTGCCCCAACAGTCAGAAATTGAAATGTTACAACAGCGTCCGGACTTGGTATAAAAACCCCCCAAGTACATCTATAGTATATTTTTGCAACCCCAACGCATTGAACAACATTCATTAGCACTCAAGTTCGTATTCAATCAATCTGAAGCTCATGAATCAACTTTCTACGTTCACTAGTGAGCCCCGACGTATTTGGAGAACATATTTACAAGCAGTCTCCTTTTTCTCTCCAATCAAGGTTGAGGTTGATTcatttttttacttattgtcGCCTTATAATATTATTGATTTCTATTGTTTTATTTGCATCCAAGTG
It contains:
- the LOC127798542 gene encoding probable peroxygenase 4, producing the protein MASSSGDSKRASSSIHEGASDDNQSALQKHVVFFDQNKDGVIYPWETFQGFRAIGCGILLSSFAAVFINVGLSKKSRPGKFPSLLFPIEIKNIEKSKHGSDSGVYDKQGRFVPSKFEEIFSKHAQTNAHALTSDELMKMLRANREPRDFGGWLASYTEWKILYVLCKDKNGLLQKETIRAVYDGSLFEQMAREKASATKHAA